The Streptomyces sp. P9-A4 genome contains a region encoding:
- a CDS encoding aldehyde dehydrogenase family protein produces the protein MKAHDAMYIGGEWRPAAGSDTIAVVNPADEQVIGHVPAGTAEDVDAAVRAARAALPGWAATPPAERGARIAALRDALAARAEEIAATVTAELGAPPQLAAAVHAGLPIAVAGSYAELAATHPFEEKVGNSTVYAEPVGVVGAITPWNYPLHQVVAKVAPALAAGCTTVLKPAEDTPLTAQLFAEAVHEAGLPAGVFNLVTGLGPVAGQALAEHPDVDLVSFTGSTAVGRRIGALAGGAVKRVALELGGKSANVILPSADLPKAVAVGIANVMSNSGQTCSAWTRMLIPADRYEEAVALAAEAVAKYVPGERVGPLVNAKQQRRVLGYIEKGVEEGARLVAGGPEAPRETGYYVSPTVFADVTPEMTIAQEEIFGPVVSLLRYEDEDEALAIANGTVYGLAGAVWGEPEAAVAFARRMETGQVDINGGRFNPLAPFGGYKQSGVGRELGAHGLAEYLQTKSLQF, from the coding sequence ATGAAGGCGCACGACGCGATGTACATCGGCGGGGAGTGGCGCCCCGCCGCGGGCTCCGACACGATCGCCGTGGTCAACCCGGCGGACGAGCAGGTCATCGGCCACGTCCCGGCCGGCACCGCCGAGGACGTCGACGCCGCCGTACGGGCCGCCCGCGCCGCCCTGCCCGGCTGGGCCGCGACCCCGCCCGCCGAGCGCGGAGCCCGTATCGCCGCCCTGCGCGACGCCCTCGCCGCCCGCGCGGAGGAGATCGCCGCCACCGTCACCGCCGAACTCGGCGCCCCGCCGCAGCTCGCCGCCGCCGTCCACGCCGGACTGCCGATCGCCGTGGCCGGCTCGTACGCGGAACTGGCCGCCACCCACCCCTTCGAGGAGAAGGTCGGCAACTCCACCGTCTACGCGGAGCCGGTCGGCGTCGTCGGCGCCATCACCCCCTGGAACTACCCGCTCCACCAGGTCGTCGCCAAGGTCGCCCCGGCCCTCGCCGCCGGCTGCACGACCGTCCTCAAGCCCGCCGAAGACACCCCGCTCACCGCCCAGCTCTTCGCCGAGGCCGTCCACGAGGCCGGGCTGCCCGCCGGAGTGTTCAACCTGGTCACCGGGCTCGGCCCGGTCGCGGGCCAGGCGCTCGCCGAGCATCCGGACGTCGACCTCGTCTCCTTCACCGGCTCCACCGCCGTCGGCCGCCGCATCGGCGCCCTCGCGGGCGGCGCCGTCAAGCGGGTCGCCCTCGAACTCGGCGGCAAGTCCGCCAACGTGATCCTGCCGAGCGCCGACCTCCCCAAGGCCGTCGCCGTCGGCATCGCGAACGTCATGTCCAACTCCGGCCAGACGTGCAGCGCCTGGACCCGGATGCTGATCCCCGCCGACCGGTACGAGGAGGCGGTGGCGCTCGCCGCCGAGGCCGTCGCCAAGTACGTCCCCGGCGAGCGCGTCGGCCCGTTGGTCAACGCCAAGCAGCAGCGGCGCGTCCTCGGCTACATCGAGAAGGGCGTCGAGGAGGGCGCCCGGCTCGTGGCCGGCGGCCCCGAGGCCCCGCGCGAGACCGGCTACTACGTCTCCCCGACCGTCTTCGCCGACGTCACCCCCGAGATGACCATCGCCCAGGAGGAGATCTTCGGCCCCGTCGTCTCGCTCCTCCGGTACGAGGACGAGGACGAGGCCCTGGCCATCGCCAACGGCACCGTCTACGGCCTCGCCGGGGCCGTCTGGGGCGAGCCCGAGGCGGCCGTCGCCTTCGCCCGCCGCATGGAGACGGGCCAGGTCGACATCAACGGCGGCCGGTTCAACCCGCTGGCCCCCTTCGGCGGCTACAAGCAGTCGGGCGTCGGCCGCGAACTCGGCGCGCACGGCCTCGCCGAGTACCTCCAGACCAAGTCCCTCCAGTTCTGA
- a CDS encoding class F sortase: MTRGASAPHGPSRLSRRRRRLFRLARTVTVTVVLVAGGVWWAGGEEPADGPLAVAPVAPGATGARAAAGAPAGLDRKAKAREGAANRPPASPRPKAAPRPVPPPSPLSRSRPTAVAVPAITIEAPVTELGLDAAGRLATPPVDNPRVVGWYGKGVTPGERGTAVVVGHRDTRTGPAVFLNLDSLSPGNTVRVARADGRVAVFTVDRVRTYAKADFPDKEVYGATGRPELRLLTCGGAFDRRTGYEANIVVFAHLTDIARKI, from the coding sequence GTGACGCGCGGGGCATCGGCGCCGCACGGCCCGTCCCGCCTCTCGCGCAGGCGCCGGCGCCTGTTCCGGCTCGCCAGGACCGTGACGGTGACCGTGGTCCTGGTGGCCGGGGGCGTCTGGTGGGCCGGAGGCGAGGAACCGGCCGACGGACCGCTCGCCGTCGCCCCGGTCGCGCCCGGCGCGACCGGGGCACGGGCGGCGGCCGGAGCGCCGGCCGGGCTGGACCGCAAGGCCAAGGCCCGGGAGGGTGCGGCGAACCGGCCTCCGGCCTCGCCCCGGCCGAAGGCCGCCCCCCGGCCCGTACCGCCGCCCTCGCCGCTGTCCCGTTCGCGTCCCACCGCCGTCGCCGTCCCGGCCATCACCATCGAGGCGCCGGTGACCGAACTCGGCCTGGACGCGGCGGGGCGGCTCGCGACGCCGCCCGTCGACAACCCCCGGGTCGTCGGCTGGTACGGGAAGGGGGTGACCCCGGGGGAGCGTGGAACCGCCGTCGTCGTCGGCCACCGCGACACCCGTACCGGGCCGGCCGTCTTCCTCAACCTCGACTCGCTCAGCCCCGGCAACACCGTCCGGGTCGCCCGCGCGGACGGCAGGGTCGCCGTCTTCACGGTCGACCGCGTCCGGACGTACGCCAAGGCCGACTTCCCCGACAAGGAGGTGTACGGCGCCACCGGGCGGCCCGAACTGCGGCTGCTGACCTGCGGAGGCGCCTTCGACCGCAGGACGGGCTACGAGGCGAACATCGTCGTCTTCGCCCACCTCACCGACATCGCCCGGAAGATCTGA
- a CDS encoding CitMHS family transporter: MLTVLGFAMIATFLVLIMMKKMSPIAALVLIPALFCVAVGQGAQLGDYVIEGVGKLAPTAAMLMFAIVYFGVMIDVGLFDPIVRGILRFCKADPVRVVVGTAVLAAIVSLDGDGSTTFMITVSAMYPLYKRLGMSLVVMTGVAATANGVMNTLPWGGPTARAATALKLDAADIFVPMIPALGVGLLFVFVLAYVLGRRERKRIGYLTLDEALVPESETVLVGAGGGADGTGTSAKPAAGAGAGAGAGADTGTGAAGVDGGDGARGDEGFQGLDPKRATLRPKLYWFNAGLTVALLAAMILELMPIPVLFLLGAALALTVNYPNMTEQKARIAAHADNVLNVSGMVFAAAVFTGVLTGTGMVKHMADWLVDAIPAGMGPHMALVTGVLSLPLTYFMSNDGFYFGVLPVLAEAGAAHGVSPLEIARASLVGQALHMSSPLVPAVYVLVGMAKVEFGDHTKFTVKWAALTSLVVLAAGILFGII, encoded by the coding sequence ATGCTGACCGTCCTCGGCTTCGCCATGATCGCGACCTTCCTGGTCCTGATCATGATGAAAAAGATGTCGCCGATCGCGGCGCTCGTACTCATTCCCGCGCTCTTCTGCGTCGCGGTCGGACAGGGGGCCCAGCTCGGCGACTACGTCATCGAAGGCGTCGGCAAGCTGGCGCCGACGGCCGCCATGCTGATGTTCGCCATCGTCTACTTCGGCGTGATGATCGACGTCGGCCTCTTCGACCCGATCGTCCGGGGCATCCTGCGCTTCTGCAAGGCCGACCCGGTGCGGGTCGTCGTGGGTACGGCGGTGCTCGCCGCGATCGTCTCGCTGGACGGCGACGGCTCTACCACGTTCATGATCACCGTCTCGGCGATGTATCCGCTGTACAAGCGGCTCGGGATGAGCCTGGTGGTCATGACGGGTGTCGCCGCGACCGCGAACGGCGTCATGAACACGCTGCCCTGGGGCGGTCCCACGGCCCGCGCCGCGACCGCCCTCAAGCTGGACGCCGCCGACATCTTCGTCCCGATGATCCCGGCGCTCGGTGTCGGCCTGCTCTTCGTCTTCGTCCTCGCGTACGTCCTCGGCCGCCGTGAGCGCAAGCGCATCGGCTACCTCACGCTGGACGAGGCCCTGGTGCCGGAGAGCGAGACCGTGCTGGTCGGCGCGGGTGGCGGCGCCGACGGTACGGGCACGTCGGCGAAGCCGGCCGCGGGTGCGGGTGCGGGTGCAGGTGCTGGTGCCGATACGGGTACGGGTGCGGCCGGTGTCGATGGAGGCGACGGCGCGCGGGGTGACGAGGGCTTTCAGGGGCTCGACCCGAAGCGGGCGACGCTGCGGCCCAAGCTGTACTGGTTCAACGCCGGTCTGACGGTCGCGCTGCTCGCCGCGATGATCCTCGAACTCATGCCGATCCCGGTGCTGTTCCTCCTCGGCGCGGCCCTCGCGCTGACCGTGAACTACCCGAACATGACCGAGCAGAAGGCGCGTATCGCCGCTCACGCCGACAACGTCCTCAACGTCTCCGGCATGGTGTTCGCCGCCGCCGTCTTCACCGGTGTGCTCACCGGCACGGGCATGGTCAAGCACATGGCCGACTGGCTGGTCGACGCCATCCCCGCCGGCATGGGTCCGCACATGGCGCTGGTGACCGGTGTGCTGAGCCTCCCGCTCACGTACTTCATGTCGAACGACGGCTTCTACTTCGGTGTGCTGCCGGTTCTCGCCGAGGCGGGTGCGGCGCACGGTGTCTCGCCGCTGGAGATCGCGCGGGCCTCGCTGGTCGGCCAGGCGCTGCACATGTCGAGCCCGCTGGTGCCCGCCGTCTACGTCCTCGTCGGCATGGCGAAGGTGGAGTTCGGCGACCACACCAAGTTCACGGTGAAGTGGGCCGCGCTGACCTCGCTGGTCGTTCTCGCGGCGGGAATCCTCTTCGGGATCATCTGA
- a CDS encoding molybdopterin oxidoreductase family protein yields MSTALRICPLCEATCGLALTIEGTRVTGARGDRDDVFSRGFVCPKGAAFPEIDADPDRLRGPLVREDGRLREATWEEAFDTIAARIRPLMEEYGPDAVGIVLGNPNAHTIAGSLYPPLLIGALRTRNLFTASTLDQMPKHVSSGLLFGDPFAVPVPDLDRTDHLLILGANPLDSNGSLCTAPDFPGRLKALRRRGGTLTVVDPRRTRTARLADRHVPIRPGTDALLLAALAHTLFEEGLTGLGPLAAHVEGVEEVRAAMREFTPEAVADACDVDADTIRALARELAAAPTAAVYGRMGSSTVEHGALANWLVDVLNILTGNLDRPGGALFPLSATAPAPRPAAPGKGFALGRRHSRVSHHPEVKGELPLVALAEEIETPGEGRIRALITVAANPVLSAPDGDRLDAALATLDLMVAVDPYLNETTRHADVLLPPPPPSRSAHFDYAFNNFAVRNQVRYTPAALPLEADRMDECEIHARLILAVSGMHGAPPSAVDQLAIDTTLAKAVTQEHSPAHGVDPREFAAGLTGETGPERRLDLMLRLGAYGLTLDELRAHPHGLDLGPLKPRVPQLLKTRSGRIELFPAPLAADLPRLRAALHAVPDPGTLRLVGRRHLRSNNSWLHNTPALEGGSNRCTLQVHPEDAARLRLTDGGLARVKGEGGELEVPVEVSEGMRPGVVSIPHGWGHDRTGARLSVASTRPGVNVNQLLDGSRIDPLSGTAVLNGFPVQVSPVLPAPQPDH; encoded by the coding sequence ATGTCCACCGCCCTGCGCATCTGTCCCCTCTGCGAAGCGACCTGCGGACTCGCCCTGACGATCGAGGGGACCCGTGTCACCGGCGCCCGCGGCGACCGTGACGACGTCTTCAGCCGGGGCTTCGTCTGCCCGAAAGGCGCCGCCTTCCCCGAGATCGACGCCGACCCGGACCGGCTGCGCGGCCCGCTGGTCCGCGAGGACGGCCGGCTCCGCGAGGCCACCTGGGAAGAAGCCTTCGACACGATCGCCGCCAGAATCCGACCGCTGATGGAGGAATACGGCCCGGACGCCGTGGGTATCGTCCTGGGCAACCCCAATGCGCACACGATCGCCGGCTCGCTCTACCCGCCCCTGCTGATCGGCGCGCTGCGCACCCGGAACCTCTTCACGGCGTCCACGCTCGACCAGATGCCCAAGCACGTGTCCAGCGGCCTGTTGTTCGGAGACCCCTTCGCCGTCCCCGTGCCGGACCTGGACCGCACCGATCACCTGCTGATCCTCGGAGCCAACCCGCTGGACTCCAACGGCAGCCTGTGCACGGCCCCCGACTTCCCCGGCAGGCTCAAGGCGCTGCGCCGGCGCGGCGGCACCCTCACCGTCGTCGACCCCCGGCGCACCCGCACCGCCCGGCTCGCCGACCGGCACGTCCCGATCCGCCCCGGCACCGACGCGCTCCTCCTCGCCGCCCTCGCCCACACCCTCTTCGAGGAGGGACTCACCGGCCTCGGCCCGCTCGCCGCCCATGTGGAGGGGGTCGAGGAGGTACGGGCGGCGATGCGGGAGTTCACCCCCGAGGCGGTCGCCGACGCCTGCGACGTGGACGCGGACACCATCCGCGCCCTCGCCCGGGAACTGGCCGCCGCGCCCACCGCCGCCGTCTACGGGCGGATGGGCAGCTCCACCGTGGAGCACGGCGCCCTCGCCAACTGGCTCGTCGACGTCCTCAACATCCTCACCGGCAACCTCGACCGGCCCGGCGGCGCCCTCTTCCCCCTCTCCGCCACCGCGCCCGCCCCGCGCCCCGCCGCACCCGGGAAGGGATTCGCCCTCGGCCGCCGGCACAGCAGGGTCTCGCACCACCCCGAGGTCAAGGGGGAGTTGCCGCTCGTCGCGCTGGCCGAGGAGATCGAGACACCGGGGGAGGGGCGAATCCGGGCGCTGATCACCGTCGCCGCCAACCCCGTCCTGTCCGCCCCCGACGGCGACCGCCTGGACGCGGCCCTCGCCACCCTCGACCTGATGGTCGCCGTCGACCCCTACCTCAACGAGACCACCCGCCACGCCGACGTCCTGCTGCCGCCGCCCCCGCCGTCCCGGAGCGCCCACTTCGACTACGCCTTCAACAACTTCGCCGTACGGAACCAGGTCCGCTACACCCCCGCCGCCCTGCCCCTCGAAGCGGACCGCATGGACGAGTGCGAGATCCACGCCCGGCTGATCCTCGCCGTGTCGGGGATGCACGGCGCCCCGCCGTCCGCCGTCGACCAGCTCGCGATCGACACCACCCTGGCCAAGGCCGTGACTCAGGAGCACTCGCCCGCCCACGGCGTGGACCCACGGGAGTTCGCGGCGGGGCTGACCGGGGAGACCGGGCCCGAGCGCCGGCTCGACCTCATGCTCCGCCTCGGGGCGTACGGGCTCACCCTCGACGAGCTGCGGGCGCACCCGCACGGCCTGGACCTCGGCCCCTTGAAGCCGCGCGTGCCCCAGCTGCTCAAGACCCGCAGCGGCCGGATCGAACTGTTCCCCGCGCCGCTGGCCGCCGACCTGCCCCGGCTGCGCGCCGCGCTGCACGCCGTACCCGACCCGGGCACCCTCCGGCTCGTCGGGCGCCGCCATCTGCGCTCCAACAACAGCTGGCTGCACAACACCCCGGCGCTCGAGGGCGGTTCGAACCGGTGCACCCTCCAGGTGCACCCCGAGGACGCGGCCCGGCTGCGGCTGACCGACGGCGGCCTCGCCCGGGTGAAGGGCGAGGGCGGTGAGCTTGAGGTGCCCGTCGAGGTGAGCGAGGGGATGCGGCCGGGGGTGGTGAGCATCCCGCACGGCTGGGGTCACGACCGGACCGGCGCCCGGCTCTCGGTGGCGTCCACGCGCCCCGGGGTCAACGTCAACCAGTTGCTGGACGGCTCCCGGATCGACCCCCTGTCGGGCACCGCCGTGCTGAACGGCTTCCCCGTACAGGTGTCACCTGTGCTGCCGGCCCCGCAGCCGGACCACTAG
- a CDS encoding TetR/AcrR family transcriptional regulator, which translates to MVPVPQTRTQTPPVLRRAPVQQRSAERLARILDACAVLLDETGYEQLSTRAVAGRAGVPIGSVYRFFGNKRAMVAALAHRNLDEYARRISDRFAEAPFLDAHGAIDGVLDEFIAMKRTVPGFALIDFGVPAAAPGEGAGGRDEARGGPAGRDREEASGGEGDDRAGGEGGSAAGIDVEDPNRLVAERICALIATHLHRPADDDLRRKVLVGVETADALVRLAFRTDPAGDPALVDETRQLLYAYLVPSLS; encoded by the coding sequence ATGGTCCCCGTGCCCCAGACGCGAACCCAGACCCCGCCCGTGCTCCGCCGCGCCCCCGTACAGCAGCGCAGTGCCGAGCGGCTCGCCCGGATCCTCGACGCCTGCGCCGTCCTGCTCGACGAGACCGGGTACGAGCAGCTGAGTACCCGTGCCGTCGCCGGCCGCGCCGGAGTCCCCATCGGCTCCGTCTACCGCTTCTTCGGCAACAAGCGGGCGATGGTGGCCGCCCTCGCCCACCGCAACCTGGACGAGTACGCCCGGCGGATCTCGGACCGGTTCGCCGAGGCGCCGTTCCTCGACGCGCACGGGGCCATCGACGGCGTCCTGGACGAGTTCATCGCGATGAAGCGGACCGTCCCCGGCTTCGCGCTCATCGACTTCGGGGTGCCCGCCGCCGCGCCCGGGGAAGGCGCGGGCGGACGCGACGAGGCGCGCGGCGGTCCTGCGGGGCGCGACCGCGAGGAGGCCTCCGGAGGCGAAGGCGACGACCGGGCCGGAGGCGAAGGCGGGAGTGCGGCCGGAATCGACGTCGAGGATCCCAACCGGCTGGTCGCCGAGCGGATCTGCGCGCTGATCGCCACCCATCTGCACCGGCCCGCCGACGACGACCTGCGGCGGAAGGTCCTGGTCGGCGTCGAGACCGCCGACGCCCTCGTCAGGCTCGCCTTCCGTACCGACCCGGCCGGCGATCCGGCGCTCGTCGACGAGACCCGCCAGCTGCTCTACGCCTATCTGGTGCCCTCGCTCTCGTAA
- a CDS encoding right-handed parallel beta-helix repeat-containing protein gives MSWTRRFVLALTAVLAALAAALLTAPGAQAHEERPVTFPDGSGSVPKLRTGEPDLLVCKTDRTDFARRVSGFPATLKARNLALFERCARSGYRHLQQAVDAVDRPGLTIAILPGLYEEEPSLPPPAGACATLKAPNSALGYQILSYEQQRQCPHNQNLVAILGKKDLQIEGTGASRLDVVIDAKYRKLNAVRADGTDGVYFRNFTAQRTTFNSLYVLAADGFVIDDVLTRWNDEYGFLTFASDHGLYKNCESYGNGDSGIYPGSASNINNGRGYDVPRYSIEITGCRSHHNMVGYSGTAGDSVWVHDNEFDHNMGGASMDSAFPGHPGLPQNHAHFERNLIHDNNSNYYPYVADGTCAKPPVDRGYEQGVVCPQISMPPGTGIITAGGNWNLYENNWVYGHQRAAFFLNAVPAFIRGESAWGKQTDTSHHNRYADNHLGVDKSGNSRPNRSDVWWDGQGGGNCWQTDAGAATPGALPGCGARRGEVSGNTDRLVGEPVKLAQLLVCADYNVQARRLPAGCDWYGARGIQRVETQLALGSALVLALAGFALWWRRLRGSRLATVASLLGLAGLALDVAGSTLALTPTVVPALALLLTGMWWTLLGLALRPTRPVLAWTTVALGALTLLDAFDKAVLMVPGIPVSPAWLRLLLGVVWVLWAVVAAGARTPNPSPENPPTPEAELAAVPGSGSAPEGSRSGSPSGSDSGSDSRSGSGSGRAPAPGSAPSEARPHEEGTA, from the coding sequence ATGTCCTGGACCCGAAGGTTCGTCCTCGCGCTCACCGCGGTGCTCGCGGCACTCGCCGCGGCCCTGCTCACCGCACCCGGGGCCCAGGCCCACGAGGAGCGGCCCGTCACCTTCCCCGACGGCTCCGGCAGCGTGCCGAAGCTCCGCACCGGGGAACCCGACCTCCTCGTCTGCAAGACCGACCGGACCGACTTCGCGCGTCGCGTCTCCGGCTTCCCCGCCACCCTCAAGGCCCGCAACCTCGCCCTCTTCGAACGCTGCGCCCGCAGCGGCTACCGCCACCTCCAGCAGGCCGTGGACGCCGTCGACCGGCCCGGCCTCACCATCGCGATCCTCCCCGGCCTCTACGAGGAGGAGCCCTCCCTGCCGCCGCCGGCCGGAGCCTGCGCCACCCTCAAGGCCCCCAACTCCGCCCTCGGCTACCAGATCCTCAGCTACGAGCAGCAGCGGCAGTGCCCGCACAACCAGAACCTCGTCGCCATCCTCGGCAAGAAGGACCTCCAGATCGAGGGCACCGGCGCCTCCCGGCTCGACGTCGTCATCGACGCCAAGTACCGCAAGCTCAACGCCGTGCGCGCCGACGGCACCGACGGCGTCTACTTCCGCAACTTCACCGCCCAGCGCACCACGTTCAACTCGCTCTACGTGCTCGCCGCCGACGGCTTCGTCATCGACGACGTCCTCACCCGCTGGAACGACGAGTACGGCTTCCTCACCTTCGCCTCCGACCACGGCCTCTACAAGAACTGCGAGTCCTACGGCAACGGCGACTCCGGCATCTACCCCGGCTCGGCCTCCAACATCAACAACGGCCGCGGCTACGACGTCCCCCGCTACTCCATCGAGATCACCGGCTGCCGCAGCCACCACAACATGGTCGGCTACTCCGGCACCGCCGGAGACTCCGTCTGGGTCCACGACAACGAGTTCGACCACAACATGGGCGGCGCCTCCATGGACTCCGCCTTCCCCGGACACCCCGGACTGCCCCAGAACCACGCCCACTTCGAGCGCAACCTGATCCACGACAACAACTCGAACTACTACCCCTACGTCGCCGACGGAACCTGCGCCAAGCCGCCCGTCGACCGCGGCTACGAACAGGGCGTCGTCTGCCCGCAGATCTCCATGCCCCCCGGCACCGGCATCATCACCGCCGGCGGAAACTGGAACCTCTACGAGAACAACTGGGTCTACGGCCACCAGCGCGCCGCCTTCTTCCTCAACGCCGTCCCCGCCTTCATCCGCGGCGAGTCCGCCTGGGGCAAGCAGACCGACACCTCCCACCACAACCGCTACGCGGACAACCACCTCGGCGTCGACAAGTCCGGCAACTCCCGCCCCAACCGCAGTGACGTCTGGTGGGACGGCCAGGGCGGCGGCAACTGCTGGCAGACCGACGCCGGAGCCGCCACCCCCGGCGCCCTGCCCGGCTGCGGCGCCCGCCGCGGCGAGGTCTCCGGCAACACCGACCGGCTCGTCGGCGAACCCGTCAAACTCGCCCAGCTCCTCGTCTGCGCCGACTACAACGTCCAGGCCCGCCGCCTCCCCGCCGGCTGCGACTGGTACGGCGCCCGGGGCATCCAGCGCGTCGAGACCCAACTCGCCCTCGGCAGCGCCCTCGTCCTCGCCCTGGCCGGCTTCGCCCTCTGGTGGCGCCGCCTCCGCGGCAGCAGGCTCGCCACCGTCGCCTCCCTCCTCGGCCTGGCAGGCCTGGCCCTCGACGTGGCCGGCTCGACCCTCGCCCTCACCCCGACCGTCGTCCCGGCCCTCGCACTGCTCCTCACCGGCATGTGGTGGACCCTCCTGGGCCTCGCCCTCCGTCCCACCCGCCCGGTCCTCGCCTGGACCACCGTGGCCCTCGGCGCCCTCACCCTCCTCGACGCCTTCGACAAGGCGGTCCTGATGGTCCCGGGCATCCCCGTGAGCCCGGCCTGGCTCCGCCTGCTCCTCGGCGTGGTGTGGGTCCTGTGGGCCGTGGTCGCCGCCGGCGCCCGCACCCCGAACCCGTCACCCGAAAACCCGCCCACCCCCGAAGCCGAACTGGCAGCCGTGCCGGGGTCCGGCTCCGCACCCGAGGGCTCCCGGTCCGGCTCCCCGTCCGGCTCCGACTCCGGCTCCGATTCCCGAAGCGGCTCCGGCTCCGGTCGTGCTCCCGCCCCCGGTTCCGCGCCCTCCGAGGCCCGGCCGCACGAGGAGGGGACGGCGTGA